One stretch of Cydia pomonella isolate Wapato2018A chromosome 24, ilCydPomo1, whole genome shotgun sequence DNA includes these proteins:
- the LOC133531027 gene encoding uncharacterized protein LOC133531027, which translates to MPCLFCNGPINDSTFLKCIGCAGSYHCSCLDITLAQCTENFLQTWLCSFCTSVNTRRRRNDNTPIQLRPGISTFDDSVMSCDDTVDNSKETTDIQCTNLSANSTLLATPPNSYQLRQVQQESNTLMPQELLNNILSKVTALQTQFSAIQVIQMDISQVKSDIAEMKSSIDIKLDDLAGRMTTIESRVSALEESKTELDGVKKVIDDIINDSRKNEQWVRRSNIQINGVPEVKGENLYAVLKSLAEVSGFPLDTNTDIDFVTRVAVRNDRDNAKPKPIIVKMQARYKKDDFMSSLRKIKNLKAADLGYSNSANRVYINDHLSSFNKHLLKEAKQRAIKKQYKFCWVRNCTVMVRRNENSPILYITSEDSLNKIT; encoded by the coding sequence ATGCCGTGTTTATTTTGCAATGGACCCATTAATGATAGCACATTTCTGAAATGCATCGGGTGCGCGGGCAGCTATCATTGTAGCTGTTTAGATATAACTTTAGCGCAATGTACAGAGAACTTTCTTCAGACGTGGTTATGCTCATTTTGTACATCAGTAAATACGCGCCGACGAAGGAATGACAACACTCCAATTCAACTTAGGCCAGGGATATCGACATTTGATGACTCTGTTATGTCATGTGATGACACAGTCGATAACTCCAAAGAGACGACAGACATTCAGTGCACGAATTTGTCAGCAAACAGCACTTTACTCGCTACACCACCTAACTCTTATCAGCTTCGACAAGTTCAACAAGAAAGTAATACCTTAATGCCACAAGAGTTATTGAATAATATCTTGTCAAAAGTGACTGCTTTACAGACGCAGTTCTCTGCTATTCAGGTAATCCAGATGGATATATCCCAAGTTAAATCCGATATAGCGGAAATGAAGAGCAGTATTGACATAAAATTAGATGACTTGGCTGGGAGAATGACTACCATAGAATCACGCGTTAGTGCGCTAGAAGAAAGTAAGACGGAACTCGATGGCGTCAAAAAGGTGATCGATGACATCATAAATGACTCCAGAAAAAATGAGCAGTGGGTTCGACGCTCTAATATACAGATAAATGGGGTCCCCGAAGTTAAAGGGGAAAATCTGTACGCGGTGTTAAAATCCCTGGCCGAAGTAAGTGGTTTTCCGTTGGACACTAACACCGACATTGATTTTGTCACCCGAGTTGCGGTACGGAACGACAGGGACAACGCCAAACCGAAGCCCATTATTGTGAAGATGCAGGCTCGTTATAAAAAAGACGACTTTATGTCGTCCCTgcgcaaaattaaaaacttgaaGGCAGCCGACCTGGGATATTCTAACAGTGCGAACAGAGTCTACATTAACGATCACCTGTCCAGTTTCAACAAACACCTTCTTAAGGAAGCAAAACAAAGGGCAATCAAGAAACAGTATAAATTTTGTTGGGTTCGTAACTGTACTGTTATGGTGCGTCGCAACGAGAACTCGCCGATCCTCTACATCACATCTGAAGACTCGTTAAACAAAATTACATAG